The DNA segment GTCAATTAATAAGAATCGATAAAGTTAAGAGACGTTAAGGAATTGCTGTAGAATACGTTATAAagatattttaagaataaatccGTGAGATTAACAACTAAGCAGCAAGATGGGAGATGCAGAGGGTGGTGCTGAGGAGCAAGACTATGAGGAGGAGGACATTGCCACGGGCGGCATGGATGAGGGCGGCCTGGAGGAGGGACAAGATGAGGATCTATTCTCCCGTCTCGGCGAATCGTCCGATGATCCCGAGCAGAAGCGTATGTACATGGAGTACTTGGCGCTGATCAAGGAGATCGATTGCCAGAACAAGATCATACAGGACATCAAGGCTCAGGTGATGGACATGTGTGGTAAACCCTGTAAGACACGTAATGAGCTGCGTGAAATCAAGCGACTGCGCATCTGCATGGAACAGGAGAACATCAAGTTGCACACAATGATGAATCGAGCTGTGCAGCTGCAGAACTTCGGATCCCATCGTCATTATCGTGAGCTAACGATGACAACCACCGTGGACGACGACAACATTTCGCCCTATTGCGTGGGTCCCTGCGGAGCGCCCTTGACGGGTGGTGGCCTGGGCGGCGGTAGCGGTGCCACGGCCGACGATTGCAGCGAGGAAGCTGGTGGCGGTTCTAGCTGTGGCCAGGTGGAGGGGCAAGAGGATCGCTTGATAAAGGCGCTCAGCAAGGCCATGCAAAAGATGAAGGGCGCCTGTCCCGAGGACATGAAAATGATGCAGGAAATTGCCTGCGCCATTATGGCATCCAAATCATCGAAGCCCAAGCAAGTCTGCAGCCCGGGACCATGCAACAAGTCGCCTTGCGACgagaccagcagcagcagttgtggTGTGCCACCGCCGCAGCCAACACGCTCCTCGAAGCGATCGCGCCCGTGTCCGCCTGAACCCAGCTGCCCACCTCCACCGCCCTGTGGGCCGCCCAGTGGTCCGTGTGGCAAGAGCGATTCGCTAGACAAGCTCAAGAAGCGCATTGTAAACATGCAGACCTCTGTGAAGAAGCTGCTCCATGAGGTCAGTCGTCGGGAGTCGGCGCAAGTTTGTGGCGCtggcgacgatgatgatgatgaggattGTGGGGGTGGAGGTGGAGCTGACTCTGGAAGACATCCTTGTCCAGAGGATCCCGATCCTCTGGTCATTGGTGGTGGCAAGCGGAACACCAAGGCGGACAAGTACGAGAAGATGAAGGAGAACTATACGCGTTTGCTGACGCAATATCAGCGCAAGGATTGCCAGATGAAGGAGCTGGAGCAACGGTAAGTggtagcaaaaaaataaagaattattttCCTAAATGGAATTTCTGTCCTGCAGTATGAAGGGCTTCGCTGGCAGCTGCGGGCCAATGAAGGGGGCCTCCGATGCGGATGCTGCCGAGCTCAATTTGCTTCGCGCTCGCGTCAATGAGCTTAAGGAGGAGCAGCTGGAGTTTAAGTGCATCATGAAGGAGCAGTCACAGCAGCTGGAGGACTATCGCAACAAGTATATGTTGGCGCAGCAGAAGGTCGAGGAGCAGTGCGTCTCGCTGGAGAAGCTCAACATGAACAACAAACGCATCGAGCAGCAGATTAACACTGAGGTCAAGGAGATACGCTCCAAATTTCAGGAAAAGCTCAATGAGTTGTTGCATTTCCCCAAGCTGCTAGAGAACGAACAGCTGAAGCTGGCACAAGTATGCAAGGAGAA comes from the Drosophila sulfurigaster albostrigata strain 15112-1811.04 chromosome 2L, ASM2355843v2, whole genome shotgun sequence genome and includes:
- the LOC133850873 gene encoding kinesin-1 heavy chain — encoded protein: MGDAEGGAEEQDYEEEDIATGGMDEGGLEEGQDEDLFSRLGESSDDPEQKRMYMEYLALIKEIDCQNKIIQDIKAQVMDMCGKPCKTRNELREIKRLRICMEQENIKLHTMMNRAVQLQNFGSHRHYRELTMTTTVDDDNISPYCVGPCGAPLTGGGLGGGSGATADDCSEEAGGGSSCGQVEGQEDRLIKALSKAMQKMKGACPEDMKMMQEIACAIMASKSSKPKQVCSPGPCNKSPCDETSSSSCGVPPPQPTRSSKRSRPCPPEPSCPPPPPCGPPSGPCGKSDSLDKLKKRIVNMQTSVKKLLHEVSRRESAQVCGAGDDDDDEDCGGGGGADSGRHPCPEDPDPLVIGGGKRNTKADKYEKMKENYTRLLTQYQRKDCQMKELEQRMKGFAGSCGPMKGASDADAAELNLLRARVNELKEEQLEFKCIMKEQSQQLEDYRNKYMLAQQKVEEQCVSLEKLNMNNKRIEQQINTEVKEIRSKFQEKLNELLHFPKLLENEQLKLAQVCKEKDDLQSKLVVVCKELKSCKIQMENPVADLSPQLAQCQLDLSQARTEIEELLRQRDLFCEQLKTTQDDLDTLRTESAKIIAGTKERAEMIKAQQQEHINRLEKELAQCRATASLSVNDREAVIREMQGQLNTLSYSFDAAQKQIKTLRNHIAYVSNENCFPVKC